The Deltaproteobacteria bacterium genome includes the window GGAACCGAAATCCTCAAGAGGCTTCGTCAGATCGACCGGAACCTCGCCGTAATCACAGTCACAGGTTATGGGGATGAACACCGGGCCGTCAATGTGATGAAAGCCGGATCTTGTGATTACCTCACGAAACCTTTCAGGTTCGCCGAGCTGGTACATTCTATTGAGAAGGCCTCGATGTGGCGGGAGGTCCAGATCATCGACGACATGTCAGAGGGATATCTCGCTCTCGACAACGGGAAGATCGCCTTCGCCAATCGCTCCGTCTATGACCTGCTCGGTTATTCAAGAGAAGAAATAACCGGTATGGACCTCTCCCGTCTTTTCCCGAAGGAGGGGGCAGGTACCTTCGAGCGGCAGAAAGACGCATCCCCCGAAGCATGGCGGACCCTGGAGCTGGAAGCCGTGCACCATGACGGAAGCAGACACACTCTCATGGCACGCATAGGCAACGATACATTCCAGGGCAGAAAAATCGTCGCCCTCGTCTTCAAGGATATCACTGCCACAAAGCACCTGGAGGCGGCTCTGGAAGAAACCCAGACACTCTATGAAAACCTGATTTTGAACGCCAACGATGCAATCACCCTGATCGACCCGGAGGGAACCTTCGCCCTGGTCAACCCCAAATTCTGCGAAATCTCCGGTTACTCTGAGGGAGAAACAAAGACCCTCCACTTCTCCAAACTCATCCATCCGGAGGATCTCCCCCTGTTTGCCGACCACCACCGGAGGAGATTGGCGGGAGAGGACGTCCCCAGCAATGATCAGTTCAGGATGATACGAAAGACGGGGGAGGTCATCTTCGTCGACTTCAACGCGAGCGTGGTCAAGAAGGAGGGCAAAATCATCGGAATCCAGGCCATCGCCAGAGACATTACAGAGAGGAAACAGGCCGAAAAGGAGTTGCAGGATAGAATGACCGAGCTCGAAAAATGGCACAAACTGACCATCGACCGCGAGCTGCGAATGATCGAGCTGAAGAAGAAGATCGAAGAGTTGGAAACCCAGCTCGCCCATCTCAAGAAACTCAAAGGGATCGACTAGCCCCGCCCCTCCTTGCGGTGAAACTCGGGGAGCCGCGGCAATCCGTCCTGACATTTCGTCCTTCTGATCTGAAGAAATGTCCGATGCGGGGCGGCACGATTCACCCCTGTGCCGGACCTCTGTGTGAAGCCGCCGACCCGGCGAACGATCCGTGTTCTTGCCGAGAAATCCCCTGGGCGTGGAGCAGACAAAACCACCGACAGCTCGGTTCGTCCCCTGATCCTCGCCCCCCCAAGCCCTTGAATCCCCACTCCCGGCAGCCGCCGCCGCAGTGGACCACAGGTGCACCTGAAACCGTAGAATGCCTGCAAGAGACCCCCCGGGGGAGCACCGGGAAGAGAATCGTACAGATGGCATCAAAATTGCTGATCTCCTCTGAGGAAGTACCCAATCAATCCCTTCAATTCCGGGTCCTGGAGTGGACCAAACCCTGATGCAGTCCTGCAAGGCACCGGGAAGAAAGAGTCAAACCCTCCATCGGGTTCACCCGGGCCAACAGGGTCACGGCAGGGGAGAGGCGAAACGTGTCGAGAGTTCTGCTGATCGAGGAAGACAGCACCGAGTACAACCGCATGATGGAAGCCCTTGCCAGCACGGGCCACGAAGTCAGCGGAGCCAGGACAGGTCAGGCGGCTCTCGATTCCATCCACAGGTCCATATTCGACGTTGTCGTGGAAAAGGTTGGGATGAGAGAACCCGAGAGTCGCGAGATCTTTCATGCCATCAAGGAGAAGAATCCCCCCACACGGGTCATCCTGGTCTCTGACGTGGCTTGCGTCTCTGAAGCCGTTGAACTCATGAAGATCGGGGCTGATGATTTCCTTCAGAAACCACTCAGCATGGATATGTTGGAGATCAAGGTCCGACAGGCCCTGAACAACCGAAGCCTGTCCAATGAGGTGGATTTTCTCCGCCACGGATCCGGCCTGATCTACCAGTTCAACGATATCACCGGCAAGTGCCCGCAGATGCAAAAAATCTTCAGTGTGCTCAAGAAGATCACAAGGAGCAATGCCACGGTCCTGATCACCGGTGAAACAGGGACGGGGAAGGAACTGATCGCAGGTGCCATTCATTACAACAGCGAAAGGAGAAACAGGCCCTTTGTGAGCGTCAACTGTGCGGCCCTCCAGGAGACCCTCCTTGAGAGTGAACTCTTCGGTCATGAGAGGGGCGCCTTTACCGGTGCGGTCAAGCAAAGGAGTGGAAGACTCGAACAGGCCAACACGGGAACCATCTTCCTCGACGAGATTGGAGACATGAGCCTCAGGATCCAGGCAAAGGTGCTCCGTGTTCTGCAGGAGCGGCGGTTCGAGAGGCTCGGGGGCAACAAGACAATCCAGGTGGATCTGCGGATTCTGGCAGCCACCAACAAGAACCTCATCGAAGAGATCGAAAACGGCCGGTTCAGGGAAGAGCTCTACTTCCGGATCAATGTTATCCACATCGAGCTGCCCCCCCTGCGGGAAAGGGGAGGCGACATAGAGCTGCTCGCCACCTATTTTCTCGACAAGTTCCGAAGATCCCTCAACCGGAACATCAGAGGTTTCAGCCCCAGAGCCCTTGCGGCAATACACGAGTACCCATGGCCCGGAAACGTTCGGGAACTGAGAAACGTGATCGAAAGGGCGGTTCTCATGGCTCAGGGGGATGTTCTGGAGGAAGAGGATCTCCTGCTCGAGGGCGGACTCGCTCAGATTGCCTCCCACACCAAAAAGCCTCTCCAAAACGACGAGGTACCCAAACTCAAGGAGCTTGAAAAGAGCACCATTCTCGACGCCTTGGAAAAGACCCACTGGATTCAGCAGGATGCCGCTAAACTGCTCGGGGTCAGCAAAAGGGTCATCCACTATAAGATCAAGAAATACGGCATCAAGCATCCGAGATGGATAAAGAACCGCTAGGTCCTTCGGACCGGAGGGGGAAAGAAGAACGGGGCGCCGAGCTCTTTCGGCCGGACTTCCCTTACTCTTCGATCAAGAATTCTTCCAACCCCGCGGCTTCCATGGCATCGCTCGGGGAAAAGGTGCTGTCCGAAAGTCG containing:
- a CDS encoding sigma-54-dependent Fis family transcriptional regulator translates to MSRVLLIEEDSTEYNRMMEALASTGHEVSGARTGQAALDSIHRSIFDVVVEKVGMREPESREIFHAIKEKNPPTRVILVSDVACVSEAVELMKIGADDFLQKPLSMDMLEIKVRQALNNRSLSNEVDFLRHGSGLIYQFNDITGKCPQMQKIFSVLKKITRSNATVLITGETGTGKELIAGAIHYNSERRNRPFVSVNCAALQETLLESELFGHERGAFTGAVKQRSGRLEQANTGTIFLDEIGDMSLRIQAKVLRVLQERRFERLGGNKTIQVDLRILAATNKNLIEEIENGRFREELYFRINVIHIELPPLRERGGDIELLATYFLDKFRRSLNRNIRGFSPRALAAIHEYPWPGNVRELRNVIERAVLMAQGDVLEEEDLLLEGGLAQIASHTKKPLQNDEVPKLKELEKSTILDALEKTHWIQQDAAKLLGVSKRVIHYKIKKYGIKHPRWIKNR
- a CDS encoding PAS domain S-box protein — protein: MVRETEKSKILIVDDDENFTTVTSAFLESQGYTIYTAVTGQEALEKASSDRPEIVLLDLILPDAEGTEILKRLRQIDRNLAVITVTGYGDEHRAVNVMKAGSCDYLTKPFRFAELVHSIEKASMWREVQIIDDMSEGYLALDNGKIAFANRSVYDLLGYSREEITGMDLSRLFPKEGAGTFERQKDASPEAWRTLELEAVHHDGSRHTLMARIGNDTFQGRKIVALVFKDITATKHLEAALEETQTLYENLILNANDAITLIDPEGTFALVNPKFCEISGYSEGETKTLHFSKLIHPEDLPLFADHHRRRLAGEDVPSNDQFRMIRKTGEVIFVDFNASVVKKEGKIIGIQAIARDITERKQAEKELQDRMTELEKWHKLTIDRELRMIELKKKIEELETQLAHLKKLKGID